A genome region from Alteripontixanthobacter maritimus includes the following:
- a CDS encoding recombinase family protein, which translates to MKPLRCAVYTRKSTEDGLEQEFNSLHAQHEACEAYILSQRHEGWALVERAYDDGGFSGGSMQRPGLLALIEDVEAGLVDVIVVYKVDRLTRSLADFAKIVERLDAKEASFVSVTQAFNTTTSMGRLTLNVLLSFAQFEREVTGERIRDKIAASKKKGLWMGGPVPLGYKVIERKLVPVPEEAERVSIIMRRYIASRSANELIAQLNAEGIRTKIQRRTSGPHRGGIPFKRGSLFHLLKNPIYRGKIVHKGTAYEGEHQPIVDEKLWNTVQSKLNEKAPPRKRPKNDTQTAFLRGLLTDPQDRPMVPTYATKGSRRYAYYETRKDLARPDDFPATRIRQGQLERHLIVQLTALLEDEHVLRRLSKLTEANQLLGMFEAGRELAARLVISELRQPTIAKLIISIQFADDHLDISFDPSALGIEAANSWRWSIPAPSCKPFRETRLRIDPAAEQAELDPQLIQLLVDAKGVQELVLGSPELSLNQIGKREARCRTQLAKYLRFSWLSPRIVEAILTGDQPTGFKRTQLLKCDLPTDWGAQEQLLGFAT; encoded by the coding sequence ATGAAACCCCTTCGCTGCGCCGTTTACACCCGCAAGTCCACCGAGGATGGGCTTGAGCAGGAGTTCAACAGCTTGCACGCCCAGCACGAGGCCTGCGAGGCGTACATCTTGAGCCAGCGCCATGAAGGATGGGCGCTGGTCGAACGAGCCTATGATGACGGAGGCTTCTCAGGTGGCAGCATGCAGCGTCCAGGGCTGCTTGCATTGATCGAAGACGTCGAAGCAGGTCTCGTCGACGTTATCGTGGTCTATAAGGTCGACAGGCTCACTCGCAGCCTCGCTGACTTTGCGAAAATCGTGGAACGGCTGGACGCTAAGGAAGCCAGCTTCGTATCGGTGACCCAAGCGTTCAACACTACCACCAGCATGGGGCGGCTGACGCTGAATGTGCTTTTGTCATTTGCCCAGTTCGAGCGGGAAGTGACCGGAGAGCGGATCAGGGATAAAATTGCAGCATCAAAGAAGAAAGGCCTGTGGATGGGCGGGCCAGTCCCACTTGGCTACAAGGTGATCGAAAGGAAGCTGGTACCGGTGCCAGAGGAAGCCGAGCGCGTAAGCATAATCATGCGTCGGTACATCGCATCGCGCTCCGCCAATGAACTGATCGCGCAGCTTAATGCCGAAGGCATTCGAACCAAGATCCAGCGCCGTACCAGTGGTCCACACAGAGGCGGTATCCCATTCAAGCGCGGCAGCCTGTTCCACCTGCTCAAAAATCCGATCTATCGGGGCAAGATCGTCCACAAGGGTACCGCCTATGAAGGCGAGCACCAACCGATTGTCGATGAGAAGCTTTGGAACACGGTGCAATCTAAACTGAACGAAAAGGCGCCGCCGCGCAAACGTCCGAAGAACGATACGCAAACTGCATTTCTACGTGGTCTACTCACCGATCCACAGGACCGACCAATGGTCCCAACTTATGCCACGAAAGGCAGCAGGCGGTATGCCTACTACGAGACCCGCAAGGATTTGGCACGGCCCGATGATTTTCCAGCAACCCGTATCAGGCAGGGCCAGCTTGAGCGTCATCTCATTGTACAGCTCACAGCGCTGCTGGAAGACGAGCATGTACTGCGCAGGCTATCCAAATTGACTGAGGCCAATCAGCTATTGGGTATGTTCGAGGCGGGGCGTGAACTGGCTGCACGGTTAGTTATCAGTGAACTGCGCCAGCCTACCATCGCCAAACTGATCATATCGATCCAGTTTGCTGACGACCATCTGGACATCTCTTTCGATCCAAGTGCTCTTGGTATCGAGGCAGCCAATTCGTGGCGCTGGAGCATCCCCGCCCCATCTTGCAAACCGTTTCGTGAAACCAGGCTGCGGATTGATCCGGCAGCCGAGCAGGCAGAGCTAGATCCTCAACTGATCCAACTGCTTGTCGATGCGAAGGGAGTCCAAGAGTTGGTACTGGGATCACCCGAGCTAAGCCTGAATCAAATTGGCAAACGAGAAGCGCGATGCCGCACCCAGCTTGCCAAGTACCTTCGCTTTTCATGGCTAAGTCCGAGGATCGTCGAAGCCATCCTCACTGGCGATCAGCCTACGGGTTTCAAGCGTACGCAACTCCTCAAGTGTGATCTGCCCACCGACTGGGGCGCGCAAGAGCAGCTTCTCGGATTCGCTACCTAA
- a CDS encoding DUF2924 domain-containing protein: MAGKKVALPRDEDLSPAKLREDWARRFGAPSPNISPKLLLLGVSYKLQEQRLGGLSREARSLLRQHAKANSAQTPLSPPRKLTSGTQLVRDWHGTGHTVTVLNKGFEYDGKEWRSLSAIAKAITGTHWNGPRFFGLTEQRR; this comes from the coding sequence ATGGCTGGTAAGAAGGTCGCGCTGCCAAGGGACGAGGACCTCTCACCAGCGAAGTTAAGGGAAGACTGGGCGCGTCGGTTCGGGGCGCCAAGTCCGAACATATCACCAAAATTACTGCTGCTGGGAGTAAGCTACAAGCTGCAAGAGCAACGGCTGGGCGGACTAAGCAGAGAAGCCCGATCTCTGCTGAGGCAGCACGCGAAGGCCAATTCAGCACAGACACCGTTGTCGCCGCCGCGCAAACTCACATCGGGAACTCAGCTGGTGCGTGACTGGCACGGTACTGGCCATACAGTCACTGTCTTAAACAAGGGCTTCGAGTATGATGGTAAAGAATGGCGCTCCCTAAGCGCGATTGCCAAGGCCATCACCGGCACGCACTGGAACGGTCCGCGCTTCTTCGGTCTGACGGAGCAGCGCCGATGA
- a CDS encoding DUF3489 domain-containing protein, protein MTKTKEKKLNSSKANAKRKTKASIVEGLLAREDGASLDAIGKSTGWQTHSSRAFLTGLRKKGCELVRYKDGQGASIYKLTSRNVDEGTS, encoded by the coding sequence ATGACAAAGACCAAAGAGAAGAAGCTGAACTCGAGCAAAGCAAACGCAAAACGCAAGACTAAAGCATCGATCGTAGAAGGCCTACTTGCGCGTGAGGACGGTGCGAGCCTAGATGCGATCGGTAAGTCGACCGGCTGGCAGACGCATAGCTCGCGGGCCTTTCTGACCGGTTTGCGAAAGAAGGGCTGCGAGTTAGTCCGGTATAAGGACGGCCAAGGCGCGTCGATCTACAAACTGACCTCGCGCAATGTCGATGAGGGAACATCCTGA
- the dgt gene encoding dGTP triphosphohydrolase: protein MATIWSDRRVGELNEEPTKLSPEAVRSRFQQDYDRLLFSTPVRRLSDKTQVWPMDDNDGVRTRLTHSHEVANLARSIGSRIHNANATLFLEADLYHVIQPMLTAIGLAHDLGNPPFGHQGEAAIGRWFDQRKEWIFTNHAEGGRGLPTAIPDDLHAEFLKFDGNPQTLRLITKLQTNIAHLGLDLTSATLSAAIKYPVGAANRDKKNPIAKKYGYFEAERTLVERLRMETGLAERQRHPLTWIMEACDDIAYSVLDVDDAMKKGVISPDDVLASLRADKNTCEHAAVTKVQAKFEEVESAGRRPELARDIKIGYLRAFLIEALIDHASGTFVTAGEAIKAFSHQTPLMDDSDLCEKLKSLARQHAFGNPGVLRMEASGAEAIDGLMTAFWDAIHDRPAEDFDDILARRSGAKNKYVFALISQNYLEDASRAANASGIAASIRYRELRLLTDMLSGMTDTFTIKLWQELKGMH, encoded by the coding sequence ATGGCAACGATCTGGTCTGATAGAAGAGTAGGTGAGCTGAACGAGGAACCGACAAAGCTGTCGCCTGAAGCGGTGAGGTCGCGTTTTCAACAGGATTATGACCGGTTGTTGTTCTCGACACCCGTACGTCGGCTGTCGGACAAGACCCAAGTTTGGCCGATGGATGACAATGACGGCGTGCGCACCCGGCTCACACATTCACACGAAGTTGCCAACTTGGCGCGCTCAATTGGCTCCCGCATCCACAATGCTAATGCAACGCTTTTCTTGGAAGCAGACCTATATCACGTGATCCAGCCGATGCTTACCGCGATAGGCCTGGCGCACGACCTTGGGAACCCGCCATTCGGACATCAGGGTGAGGCCGCCATCGGTCGATGGTTTGATCAGCGAAAGGAGTGGATTTTCACGAACCATGCCGAGGGTGGGCGCGGATTGCCGACCGCTATTCCCGATGATCTACACGCCGAGTTCTTAAAGTTCGATGGCAACCCGCAAACACTTAGGCTTATAACTAAGCTACAGACGAACATCGCGCATCTAGGGCTCGACCTTACCTCGGCAACGTTGAGCGCGGCAATCAAGTATCCGGTCGGCGCTGCAAATCGCGACAAAAAGAACCCGATCGCCAAGAAATATGGGTACTTTGAAGCAGAACGCACGCTCGTCGAACGTCTGCGGATGGAGACAGGACTTGCTGAGCGACAACGCCATCCGCTTACCTGGATAATGGAAGCCTGCGATGACATCGCCTATTCCGTCCTCGACGTCGATGACGCGATGAAGAAGGGCGTCATATCACCGGATGACGTGCTTGCGAGCCTCCGTGCCGATAAGAATACATGTGAGCATGCGGCGGTAACGAAGGTGCAGGCAAAGTTTGAAGAAGTCGAAAGTGCAGGCAGGCGTCCAGAACTCGCCCGTGATATCAAGATCGGATACCTACGCGCCTTTTTGATTGAAGCACTTATTGACCATGCCAGTGGCACCTTCGTCACCGCCGGGGAAGCGATTAAGGCTTTCTCGCACCAAACACCTCTGATGGACGACAGCGACTTGTGTGAGAAACTCAAGTCGCTCGCCCGGCAACATGCTTTTGGTAATCCAGGAGTTCTACGAATGGAGGCGAGCGGGGCGGAGGCGATCGACGGTCTGATGACTGCGTTCTGGGATGCAATCCACGACCGCCCGGCAGAAGACTTCGACGACATCCTGGCCCGCAGGTCCGGTGCGAAAAACAAGTATGTCTTCGCACTTATCAGCCAGAACTATCTTGAGGACGCTTCGCGCGCAGCGAACGCCAGCGGTATTGCTGCATCAATCCGCTATCGCGAACTGCGCCTTTTGACTGATATGCTCTCGGGTATGACCGACACGTTCACGATCAAGCTCTGGCAAGAGCTGAAAGGCATGCATTGA
- a CDS encoding 7-cyano-7-deazaguanine synthase encodes MIEFSKISERDLTILEAGLAAPRRGAKGRVYATIGSEIKCDKDIFDSYCHEGWSNIHHDLLIVCAAVEFADRRWGRGNAHWARHFHVTVPVIELATWQDATVQKSLCDTLRHLTGDQWRFSFVRHEGAATSKPRQGPLFPNQQKAFAIAYSEGLDSLSVSGLYNEDDTAVSVRVSKFKQRLRKDERPFDRLPFDVKVKPNPETSARSRGFKFAAVTAIASQLSNVSRIIVPESGQGALGPVLLPLLNIYPDYRNHPTFFRKMERFVRALLGIDLTYEQPRLWHTKGQTIAAFLAKPSIKPQQVIDTRSCWQQRANVRVGGKVRQCGICAACLLRRMSLHAAGVEEPTEKYAIADLRAARFSDALPKQNSFRATNTLYDYGYMGARHLQQLADLACVPDTALKPHAFQIAEAVGSSVDDVTRQLRDMLVQHSKEWAAFEQGHGEKSFLQLWTRGGCHG; translated from the coding sequence ATGATTGAATTTTCTAAGATTTCTGAGCGCGACCTAACCATACTTGAGGCGGGACTAGCGGCTCCGCGTCGAGGCGCGAAGGGGCGCGTTTATGCGACCATCGGCTCAGAGATTAAGTGCGATAAGGACATCTTTGACAGCTACTGCCATGAGGGCTGGAGCAACATCCACCACGACCTGCTGATTGTCTGCGCGGCAGTCGAATTTGCAGATCGTCGCTGGGGACGCGGCAATGCACATTGGGCACGGCACTTTCATGTGACTGTGCCCGTGATTGAGCTTGCGACCTGGCAAGATGCGACAGTTCAAAAAAGTCTTTGCGATACCCTGCGCCATCTGACTGGTGACCAGTGGCGTTTCAGCTTCGTGCGCCATGAGGGCGCAGCCACAAGCAAGCCGCGACAAGGCCCGCTATTTCCAAACCAGCAAAAGGCGTTCGCCATTGCGTACAGCGAAGGCTTGGACTCGCTAAGTGTCTCGGGTCTCTACAACGAGGATGACACTGCCGTGAGCGTGCGTGTGTCGAAATTCAAGCAACGCCTGCGCAAAGATGAACGGCCGTTCGATCGCCTGCCCTTTGATGTGAAGGTGAAGCCGAATCCAGAGACCAGCGCCCGTTCGCGCGGTTTCAAATTTGCGGCGGTGACTGCAATCGCCTCGCAGCTGTCAAATGTCAGCCGGATCATTGTGCCTGAAAGTGGTCAGGGCGCATTGGGGCCAGTGTTGCTCCCCCTGCTGAACATCTATCCAGACTACAGGAACCACCCGACTTTCTTCAGAAAGATGGAGCGTTTCGTAAGGGCGTTGCTTGGCATCGACCTGACCTATGAACAACCGCGCCTCTGGCATACCAAAGGCCAGACCATCGCGGCATTTCTGGCGAAGCCTAGCATAAAGCCCCAACAAGTCATTGATACCCGTTCGTGCTGGCAGCAACGGGCCAATGTGCGCGTGGGAGGGAAAGTACGCCAATGCGGCATTTGTGCGGCGTGCCTCTTGCGCAGGATGAGCTTGCACGCCGCCGGCGTTGAAGAGCCGACCGAGAAGTATGCCATTGCCGATTTGCGGGCCGCACGATTTAGTGATGCCCTGCCGAAGCAAAACAGCTTCAGGGCCACCAACACCCTTTACGATTACGGCTACATGGGCGCGCGGCACCTGCAACAACTGGCCGATTTGGCCTGTGTGCCAGATACCGCCCTGAAGCCTCACGCATTCCAAATCGCTGAAGCCGTCGGATCGTCAGTAGATGACGTGACTAGGCAGCTTCGGGACATGCTCGTGCAACATTCGAAAGAATGGGCCGCATTCGAGCAGGGCCACGGCGAAAAGAGTTTTCTGCAACTATGGACGAGGGGAGGTTGCCATGGCTGA